In Phyllostomus discolor isolate MPI-MPIP mPhyDis1 chromosome 3, mPhyDis1.pri.v3, whole genome shotgun sequence, a single genomic region encodes these proteins:
- the AK1 gene encoding adenylate kinase isoenzyme 1 isoform X2 produces MEEKLKKAKIIFVVGGPGSGKGTQCEKIVQKYGYTHLSTGDLLRAEVSSGSSRGKMLSEIMEKGQLVPLETVLDMLRDAMLAKVETSKGFLIDGYPREVQQGVEFEQRIGQPTLLLYVDAGPETMTQRLLKRGQTSGRVDDNEETIKKRLDTYYKATEPVITFYEKRGIVAKVNAEGSVDSVFSQVCTYLDTLK; encoded by the exons ATGGAAG AGAAACTGAAAAAGGCCAAGATCATCTTTGTGGTGG GAGGGCCCGGCTCGGGCAAGGGCACCCAGTGTGAGAAGATCGTCCAGAAGTACGGCTACACCCACCTCTCCACCGGGGACCTCCTTCGGGCCGAGGTCAGCTCGGGCTCGTCCAGGGGCAAGATGCTGTCGGAGATCATGGAGAAGGGGCAGCTGGTGCCACTG GAAACGGTGCTGGACATGCTTCGAGATGCCATGTTGGCCAAAGTAGAAACTTCCAAAGGCTTCCTGATTGACGGCTACCCTCGGGAGGTGCAGCAGGGGGTAGAGTTTGAGCAGAGG ATCGGACAGCCCACACTGCTGCTGTATGTGGACGCAGGCCCCGAGACCATGACCCAGCGGCTGCTGAAGCGTGGACAGACCAGTGGGCGTGTGGACGACAACGAGGAGACCATCAAGAAACGTCTGGACACCTACTACAAGGCCACAGAACCTGTCATCACCTTCTATGAGAAACGTGGCATTGTAGCCAAG GTCAATGCCGAAGGCTCCGTGGACAGTGTCTTCTCCCAGGTCTGCACCTACCTGGATACCCTCAAGTAG
- the AK1 gene encoding adenylate kinase isoenzyme 1 isoform X1 codes for MGACCSSTNPRSEEDSRAREKLKKAKIIFVVGGPGSGKGTQCEKIVQKYGYTHLSTGDLLRAEVSSGSSRGKMLSEIMEKGQLVPLETVLDMLRDAMLAKVETSKGFLIDGYPREVQQGVEFEQRIGQPTLLLYVDAGPETMTQRLLKRGQTSGRVDDNEETIKKRLDTYYKATEPVITFYEKRGIVAKVNAEGSVDSVFSQVCTYLDTLK; via the exons ATGGGTGCCTGCTGCTCATCGACAAACCCGCGTAGCGAGGAAGACTCTAGGGCCAGAG AGAAACTGAAAAAGGCCAAGATCATCTTTGTGGTGG GAGGGCCCGGCTCGGGCAAGGGCACCCAGTGTGAGAAGATCGTCCAGAAGTACGGCTACACCCACCTCTCCACCGGGGACCTCCTTCGGGCCGAGGTCAGCTCGGGCTCGTCCAGGGGCAAGATGCTGTCGGAGATCATGGAGAAGGGGCAGCTGGTGCCACTG GAAACGGTGCTGGACATGCTTCGAGATGCCATGTTGGCCAAAGTAGAAACTTCCAAAGGCTTCCTGATTGACGGCTACCCTCGGGAGGTGCAGCAGGGGGTAGAGTTTGAGCAGAGG ATCGGACAGCCCACACTGCTGCTGTATGTGGACGCAGGCCCCGAGACCATGACCCAGCGGCTGCTGAAGCGTGGACAGACCAGTGGGCGTGTGGACGACAACGAGGAGACCATCAAGAAACGTCTGGACACCTACTACAAGGCCACAGAACCTGTCATCACCTTCTATGAGAAACGTGGCATTGTAGCCAAG GTCAATGCCGAAGGCTCCGTGGACAGTGTCTTCTCCCAGGTCTGCACCTACCTGGATACCCTCAAGTAG
- the ST6GALNAC6 gene encoding alpha-N-acetylgalactosaminide alpha-2,6-sialyltransferase 6 isoform X6 yields the protein MNDAPTTGYSADVGNKTTFRVVAHSSVFRVLRRPQEFVNRTPETVFIFWGPPNKMQKPQGSLVRVIQRAGLVFPNMEAYAVSPGRMRQFDDLFRGETGKDREKSHSWLSTGWFTMVIAVELCDHVHVYGMVPPDYCSGPACSACPTTTMSPRGRTSVSPTSRTNTAARATTTASSRRRGSSRPGPSCTGSPSPIPRGPRPPCLRGPHKGHRRSGSRPAISWPIKAGQSTFWPIRALKRVYPPASQGLGISLGQSGIWTFCG from the exons ATGAATGACGCGCCCACCACGGGCTACTCGGCAGACGTGGGCAACAAGACCACCTTCCGCGTGGTGGCCCATTCCAGTGTCTTCCGTGTGCTGCGGAGGCCCCAGGAGTTCGTCAACCGGACCCCCGAAACCGTATTCATCTTCTGGGGGCCCCCGAACAAGATGCAGAAGCCCCAGGGCAGCCTCGTGCGGGTCATCCAGAGGGCAGGCCTGGTGTTCCCCAACATGGAGGCCTACGCCGTCTCTCCCGGCCGCATGCGCCAATTTGACGACCTCTTCCGGGGTGAGACAGGCAAGGACAG ggaGAAGTCCCATTCGTGGCTGAGCACAGGCTGGTTCACCATGGTGATTGCGGTGGAGCTGTGTGACCACGTGCACGTCTACGGCATGGTCCCCCCCGACTACTGCAG CGGTCCCGCCTGCAGCGCATGCCCTACCACTACTATGAGCCCAAGGGGCCGGACGAGTGTGTCACCTACATCCAGAACGAACACAGCCGCAAGGGCAACCACCACCGCTTCATCACGGAGAAGAGGGTCTTCTCGTCCTGGGCCCAGCTGTACGGGATCACCTTCTCCCATCCCTCGTGGACCTAGGCCGCCCTGCCTGCGGGGCCCTCACAAGGGACACAGGAGAAGTGGCTCGC GGCCAGCCATCTCCTGGCCAATCAAGGCTGGCCAGAGTACCTTCTGGCCAATCAGGGCCTTGAAGAGGGTGTATCCTCCAGCCAGTCAGGGCCTGGGGATATCTCTTGGCCAATCAGGGATTTGGACTTTCTGTGGTTAA
- the ST6GALNAC6 gene encoding alpha-N-acetylgalactosaminide alpha-2,6-sialyltransferase 6 isoform X3 — translation MSSNKEQRSAVLVILFALITILILYSSNSANEVFHYGSLRGLSRRPINLKKWSLTDGYVPILGNKTLPSRCHQCVVITSSSHLLGTKLGPEIERAECTIRMNDAPTTGYSADVGNKTTFRVVAHSSVFRVLRRPQEFVNRTPETVFIFWGPPNKMQKPQGSLVRVIQRAGLVFPNMEAYAVSPGRMRQFDDLFRGETGKDREKSHSWLSTGWFTMVIAVELCDHVHVYGMVPPDYCSGPACSACPTTTMSPRGRTSVSPTSRTNTAARATTTASSRRRGSSRPGPSCTGSPSPIPRGPRPPCLRGPHKGHRRSGSRPAISWPIKAGQSTFWPIRALKRVYPPASQGLGISLGQSGIWTFCG, via the exons ATGAGTAGCAACAAA GAGCAGCGGTCAGCAGTGCTCGTGATCCTCTTCGCTCTCATCACCATCCTCATCCTCTACAGCTCCAACAGTGCCAACGAGGTCTTCCACTATGGCTCCCTGCGAGGCCTCAGTCGCCGGCCCATCAACCTCAAGAAGTGGAGCCTCACCGACGGCTATGTCCCCATTCTTGGCAACAAG ACGCTGCCTTCCCGCTGCCACCAGTGTGTGGTCATCACCAGCTCCAGCCACCTGCTGGGCACCAAGCTGGGGCCCGAGATTGAACGGGCCGAGTGCACGATCCGCATGAATGACGCGCCCACCACGGGCTACTCGGCAGACGTGGGCAACAAGACCACCTTCCGCGTGGTGGCCCATTCCAGTGTCTTCCGTGTGCTGCGGAGGCCCCAGGAGTTCGTCAACCGGACCCCCGAAACCGTATTCATCTTCTGGGGGCCCCCGAACAAGATGCAGAAGCCCCAGGGCAGCCTCGTGCGGGTCATCCAGAGGGCAGGCCTGGTGTTCCCCAACATGGAGGCCTACGCCGTCTCTCCCGGCCGCATGCGCCAATTTGACGACCTCTTCCGGGGTGAGACAGGCAAGGACAG ggaGAAGTCCCATTCGTGGCTGAGCACAGGCTGGTTCACCATGGTGATTGCGGTGGAGCTGTGTGACCACGTGCACGTCTACGGCATGGTCCCCCCCGACTACTGCAG CGGTCCCGCCTGCAGCGCATGCCCTACCACTACTATGAGCCCAAGGGGCCGGACGAGTGTGTCACCTACATCCAGAACGAACACAGCCGCAAGGGCAACCACCACCGCTTCATCACGGAGAAGAGGGTCTTCTCGTCCTGGGCCCAGCTGTACGGGATCACCTTCTCCCATCCCTCGTGGACCTAGGCCGCCCTGCCTGCGGGGCCCTCACAAGGGACACAGGAGAAGTGGCTCGC GGCCAGCCATCTCCTGGCCAATCAAGGCTGGCCAGAGTACCTTCTGGCCAATCAGGGCCTTGAAGAGGGTGTATCCTCCAGCCAGTCAGGGCCTGGGGATATCTCTTGGCCAATCAGGGATTTGGACTTTCTGTGGTTAA
- the ST6GALNAC6 gene encoding alpha-N-acetylgalactosaminide alpha-2,6-sialyltransferase 6 isoform X1, translating to MSLGFRICTGCEPTPLPAGPPAGRWPLPLSRRQREMSSNKEQRSAVLVILFALITILILYSSNSANEVFHYGSLRGLSRRPINLKKWSLTDGYVPILGNKTLPSRCHQCVVITSSSHLLGTKLGPEIERAECTIRMNDAPTTGYSADVGNKTTFRVVAHSSVFRVLRRPQEFVNRTPETVFIFWGPPNKMQKPQGSLVRVIQRAGLVFPNMEAYAVSPGRMRQFDDLFRGETGKDREKSHSWLSTGWFTMVIAVELCDHVHVYGMVPPDYCSGPACSACPTTTMSPRGRTSVSPTSRTNTAARATTTASSRRRGSSRPGPSCTGSPSPIPRGPRPPCLRGPHKGHRRSGSRPAISWPIKAGQSTFWPIRALKRVYPPASQGLGISLGQSGIWTFCG from the exons ATGAGCCTCGGTTTTCGGATCTGTACCGG GTGTGAGCCCACACCCCTGCCCGCTGGGCCACCTGCAGGAcgctggcccctgcccctcagcagaCGCCAGAGAGAGATGAGTAGCAACAAA GAGCAGCGGTCAGCAGTGCTCGTGATCCTCTTCGCTCTCATCACCATCCTCATCCTCTACAGCTCCAACAGTGCCAACGAGGTCTTCCACTATGGCTCCCTGCGAGGCCTCAGTCGCCGGCCCATCAACCTCAAGAAGTGGAGCCTCACCGACGGCTATGTCCCCATTCTTGGCAACAAG ACGCTGCCTTCCCGCTGCCACCAGTGTGTGGTCATCACCAGCTCCAGCCACCTGCTGGGCACCAAGCTGGGGCCCGAGATTGAACGGGCCGAGTGCACGATCCGCATGAATGACGCGCCCACCACGGGCTACTCGGCAGACGTGGGCAACAAGACCACCTTCCGCGTGGTGGCCCATTCCAGTGTCTTCCGTGTGCTGCGGAGGCCCCAGGAGTTCGTCAACCGGACCCCCGAAACCGTATTCATCTTCTGGGGGCCCCCGAACAAGATGCAGAAGCCCCAGGGCAGCCTCGTGCGGGTCATCCAGAGGGCAGGCCTGGTGTTCCCCAACATGGAGGCCTACGCCGTCTCTCCCGGCCGCATGCGCCAATTTGACGACCTCTTCCGGGGTGAGACAGGCAAGGACAG ggaGAAGTCCCATTCGTGGCTGAGCACAGGCTGGTTCACCATGGTGATTGCGGTGGAGCTGTGTGACCACGTGCACGTCTACGGCATGGTCCCCCCCGACTACTGCAG CGGTCCCGCCTGCAGCGCATGCCCTACCACTACTATGAGCCCAAGGGGCCGGACGAGTGTGTCACCTACATCCAGAACGAACACAGCCGCAAGGGCAACCACCACCGCTTCATCACGGAGAAGAGGGTCTTCTCGTCCTGGGCCCAGCTGTACGGGATCACCTTCTCCCATCCCTCGTGGACCTAGGCCGCCCTGCCTGCGGGGCCCTCACAAGGGACACAGGAGAAGTGGCTCGC GGCCAGCCATCTCCTGGCCAATCAAGGCTGGCCAGAGTACCTTCTGGCCAATCAGGGCCTTGAAGAGGGTGTATCCTCCAGCCAGTCAGGGCCTGGGGATATCTCTTGGCCAATCAGGGATTTGGACTTTCTGTGGTTAA
- the ST6GALNAC6 gene encoding alpha-N-acetylgalactosaminide alpha-2,6-sialyltransferase 6 isoform X2, with amino-acid sequence MCEPTPLPAGPPAGRWPLPLSRRQREMSSNKEQRSAVLVILFALITILILYSSNSANEVFHYGSLRGLSRRPINLKKWSLTDGYVPILGNKTLPSRCHQCVVITSSSHLLGTKLGPEIERAECTIRMNDAPTTGYSADVGNKTTFRVVAHSSVFRVLRRPQEFVNRTPETVFIFWGPPNKMQKPQGSLVRVIQRAGLVFPNMEAYAVSPGRMRQFDDLFRGETGKDREKSHSWLSTGWFTMVIAVELCDHVHVYGMVPPDYCSGPACSACPTTTMSPRGRTSVSPTSRTNTAARATTTASSRRRGSSRPGPSCTGSPSPIPRGPRPPCLRGPHKGHRRSGSRPAISWPIKAGQSTFWPIRALKRVYPPASQGLGISLGQSGIWTFCG; translated from the exons AT GTGTGAGCCCACACCCCTGCCCGCTGGGCCACCTGCAGGAcgctggcccctgcccctcagcagaCGCCAGAGAGAGATGAGTAGCAACAAA GAGCAGCGGTCAGCAGTGCTCGTGATCCTCTTCGCTCTCATCACCATCCTCATCCTCTACAGCTCCAACAGTGCCAACGAGGTCTTCCACTATGGCTCCCTGCGAGGCCTCAGTCGCCGGCCCATCAACCTCAAGAAGTGGAGCCTCACCGACGGCTATGTCCCCATTCTTGGCAACAAG ACGCTGCCTTCCCGCTGCCACCAGTGTGTGGTCATCACCAGCTCCAGCCACCTGCTGGGCACCAAGCTGGGGCCCGAGATTGAACGGGCCGAGTGCACGATCCGCATGAATGACGCGCCCACCACGGGCTACTCGGCAGACGTGGGCAACAAGACCACCTTCCGCGTGGTGGCCCATTCCAGTGTCTTCCGTGTGCTGCGGAGGCCCCAGGAGTTCGTCAACCGGACCCCCGAAACCGTATTCATCTTCTGGGGGCCCCCGAACAAGATGCAGAAGCCCCAGGGCAGCCTCGTGCGGGTCATCCAGAGGGCAGGCCTGGTGTTCCCCAACATGGAGGCCTACGCCGTCTCTCCCGGCCGCATGCGCCAATTTGACGACCTCTTCCGGGGTGAGACAGGCAAGGACAG ggaGAAGTCCCATTCGTGGCTGAGCACAGGCTGGTTCACCATGGTGATTGCGGTGGAGCTGTGTGACCACGTGCACGTCTACGGCATGGTCCCCCCCGACTACTGCAG CGGTCCCGCCTGCAGCGCATGCCCTACCACTACTATGAGCCCAAGGGGCCGGACGAGTGTGTCACCTACATCCAGAACGAACACAGCCGCAAGGGCAACCACCACCGCTTCATCACGGAGAAGAGGGTCTTCTCGTCCTGGGCCCAGCTGTACGGGATCACCTTCTCCCATCCCTCGTGGACCTAGGCCGCCCTGCCTGCGGGGCCCTCACAAGGGACACAGGAGAAGTGGCTCGC GGCCAGCCATCTCCTGGCCAATCAAGGCTGGCCAGAGTACCTTCTGGCCAATCAGGGCCTTGAAGAGGGTGTATCCTCCAGCCAGTCAGGGCCTGGGGATATCTCTTGGCCAATCAGGGATTTGGACTTTCTGTGGTTAA
- the ST6GALNAC6 gene encoding alpha-N-acetylgalactosaminide alpha-2,6-sialyltransferase 6 isoform X5: MSSNKEQRSAVLVILFALITILILYSSNSANEVFHYGSLRGLSRRPINLKKWSLTDGYVPILGNKTLPSRCHQCVVITSSSHLLGTKLGPEIERAECTIRMNDAPTTGYSADVGNKTTFRVVAHSSVFRVLRRPQEFVNRTPETVFIFWGPPNKMQKPQGSLVRVIQRAGLVFPNMEAYAVSPGRMRQFDDLFRGETGKDREKSHSWLSTGWFTMVIAVELCDHVHVYGMVPPDYCSQRSRLQRMPYHYYEPKGPDECVTYIQNEHSRKGNHHRFITEKRVFSSWAQLYGITFSHPSWT, translated from the exons ATGAGTAGCAACAAA GAGCAGCGGTCAGCAGTGCTCGTGATCCTCTTCGCTCTCATCACCATCCTCATCCTCTACAGCTCCAACAGTGCCAACGAGGTCTTCCACTATGGCTCCCTGCGAGGCCTCAGTCGCCGGCCCATCAACCTCAAGAAGTGGAGCCTCACCGACGGCTATGTCCCCATTCTTGGCAACAAG ACGCTGCCTTCCCGCTGCCACCAGTGTGTGGTCATCACCAGCTCCAGCCACCTGCTGGGCACCAAGCTGGGGCCCGAGATTGAACGGGCCGAGTGCACGATCCGCATGAATGACGCGCCCACCACGGGCTACTCGGCAGACGTGGGCAACAAGACCACCTTCCGCGTGGTGGCCCATTCCAGTGTCTTCCGTGTGCTGCGGAGGCCCCAGGAGTTCGTCAACCGGACCCCCGAAACCGTATTCATCTTCTGGGGGCCCCCGAACAAGATGCAGAAGCCCCAGGGCAGCCTCGTGCGGGTCATCCAGAGGGCAGGCCTGGTGTTCCCCAACATGGAGGCCTACGCCGTCTCTCCCGGCCGCATGCGCCAATTTGACGACCTCTTCCGGGGTGAGACAGGCAAGGACAG ggaGAAGTCCCATTCGTGGCTGAGCACAGGCTGGTTCACCATGGTGATTGCGGTGGAGCTGTGTGACCACGTGCACGTCTACGGCATGGTCCCCCCCGACTACTGCAG CCAGCGGTCCCGCCTGCAGCGCATGCCCTACCACTACTATGAGCCCAAGGGGCCGGACGAGTGTGTCACCTACATCCAGAACGAACACAGCCGCAAGGGCAACCACCACCGCTTCATCACGGAGAAGAGGGTCTTCTCGTCCTGGGCCCAGCTGTACGGGATCACCTTCTCCCATCCCTCGTGGACCTAG
- the ST6GALNAC6 gene encoding alpha-N-acetylgalactosaminide alpha-2,6-sialyltransferase 6 isoform X4 — MSLGFRICTGCEPTPLPAGPPAGRWPLPLSRRQREMSSNKEQRSAVLVILFALITILILYSSNSANEVFHYGSLRGLSRRPINLKKWSLTDGYVPILGNKTLPSRCHQCVVITSSSHLLGTKLGPEIERAECTIRMNDAPTTGYSADVGNKTTFRVVAHSSVFRVLRRPQEFVNRTPETVFIFWGPPNKMQKPQGSLVRVIQRAGLVFPNMEAYAVSPGRMRQFDDLFRGETGKDREKSHSWLSTGWFTMVIAVELCDHVHVYGMVPPDYCSQRSRLQRMPYHYYEPKGPDECVTYIQNEHSRKGNHHRFITEKRVFSSWAQLYGITFSHPSWT, encoded by the exons ATGAGCCTCGGTTTTCGGATCTGTACCGG GTGTGAGCCCACACCCCTGCCCGCTGGGCCACCTGCAGGAcgctggcccctgcccctcagcagaCGCCAGAGAGAGATGAGTAGCAACAAA GAGCAGCGGTCAGCAGTGCTCGTGATCCTCTTCGCTCTCATCACCATCCTCATCCTCTACAGCTCCAACAGTGCCAACGAGGTCTTCCACTATGGCTCCCTGCGAGGCCTCAGTCGCCGGCCCATCAACCTCAAGAAGTGGAGCCTCACCGACGGCTATGTCCCCATTCTTGGCAACAAG ACGCTGCCTTCCCGCTGCCACCAGTGTGTGGTCATCACCAGCTCCAGCCACCTGCTGGGCACCAAGCTGGGGCCCGAGATTGAACGGGCCGAGTGCACGATCCGCATGAATGACGCGCCCACCACGGGCTACTCGGCAGACGTGGGCAACAAGACCACCTTCCGCGTGGTGGCCCATTCCAGTGTCTTCCGTGTGCTGCGGAGGCCCCAGGAGTTCGTCAACCGGACCCCCGAAACCGTATTCATCTTCTGGGGGCCCCCGAACAAGATGCAGAAGCCCCAGGGCAGCCTCGTGCGGGTCATCCAGAGGGCAGGCCTGGTGTTCCCCAACATGGAGGCCTACGCCGTCTCTCCCGGCCGCATGCGCCAATTTGACGACCTCTTCCGGGGTGAGACAGGCAAGGACAG ggaGAAGTCCCATTCGTGGCTGAGCACAGGCTGGTTCACCATGGTGATTGCGGTGGAGCTGTGTGACCACGTGCACGTCTACGGCATGGTCCCCCCCGACTACTGCAG CCAGCGGTCCCGCCTGCAGCGCATGCCCTACCACTACTATGAGCCCAAGGGGCCGGACGAGTGTGTCACCTACATCCAGAACGAACACAGCCGCAAGGGCAACCACCACCGCTTCATCACGGAGAAGAGGGTCTTCTCGTCCTGGGCCCAGCTGTACGGGATCACCTTCTCCCATCCCTCGTGGACCTAG